Proteins encoded in a region of the Geobacillus genomosp. 3 genome:
- a CDS encoding proline dehydrogenase family protein, producing the protein MEQLMRDFFLFLSKNKTLTHLAKRYGLRFGASRFVAGETIEEAVRVIRQLNEKGLAVTVDYLGEFVDNEREANEMANHCLEAIEAISREKLNSQLSLKMTSMGLDISDELVMRNMRRILEAAKERGVFVTIDMEDYSRCQKTIDIFKTLKKEYDNVGTVLQAYLYRTEQDIEDLKPYRPNLRLVKGAYKESPEVAFPDKKDVDENFKKVIKQHLLNGNYTAVATHDDAIIEYTKRLVAEYNIPNSQFEFQMLYGIRPERQIELAREGYTMRVYVPYGTDWYGYFMRRLAERPANVAFVAKGMFRK; encoded by the coding sequence GTGGAACAGCTGATGCGCGACTTTTTTTTGTTCTTGTCCAAAAATAAAACGTTGACCCATTTGGCGAAGCGATACGGCCTCCGCTTCGGCGCATCAAGATTCGTCGCCGGCGAAACGATTGAGGAAGCGGTGCGCGTCATCCGTCAATTGAACGAAAAAGGGTTGGCTGTCACGGTCGACTATTTAGGCGAATTTGTTGACAATGAGCGGGAAGCAAACGAGATGGCGAACCATTGCCTCGAGGCGATTGAGGCGATCAGCCGTGAGAAGCTGAATTCGCAGCTGTCGCTGAAAATGACGTCCATGGGGCTTGACATTTCCGATGAGCTCGTTATGCGCAACATGCGCCGCATTTTGGAGGCGGCGAAAGAGCGGGGCGTGTTCGTGACGATTGATATGGAAGATTATTCACGCTGCCAAAAGACGATCGATATTTTTAAAACGTTGAAAAAAGAGTACGACAACGTCGGTACGGTGCTGCAGGCGTATTTGTACCGGACGGAGCAAGACATTGAAGATCTGAAGCCGTACCGCCCGAACTTGCGGCTCGTCAAGGGGGCGTATAAAGAATCGCCGGAAGTGGCGTTTCCGGATAAAAAAGATGTGGATGAGAATTTTAAAAAGGTCATTAAACAACATTTGCTCAACGGCAACTATACGGCCGTTGCGACGCACGATGACGCCATCATCGAGTATACGAAGCGGCTCGTTGCCGAGTACAACATTCCAAACAGCCAGTTTGAATTTCAAATGTTGTACGGCATCCGTCCGGAGCGGCAAATTGAGCTGGCGCGCGAAGGGTATACGATGCGCGTGTACGTTCCGTACGGGACCGATTGGTACGGCTACTTTATGCGCCGGCTCGCCGAACGCCCGGCCAACGTGGCGTTCGTCGCTAAAGGCATGTTCCGCAAGTGA
- a CDS encoding spore coat protein: MNQKQVQNPETQVPKTPQMNERDFLNDMLTTEKYMTLSYSVYLHEASNQPLYQDMMNIFTETQNCQRELYNLMFKKGWYKLEAADPQKLQQTYQQFQGYTNQFPYQGNTMQ, translated from the coding sequence GTGAACCAAAAACAAGTGCAAAATCCGGAAACGCAAGTGCCGAAAACGCCGCAAATGAACGAGCGCGACTTTTTGAATGACATGCTGACGACGGAAAAATACATGACGTTGTCTTACAGCGTGTACTTGCATGAGGCGAGCAACCAACCGTTATACCAAGATATGATGAACATTTTTACGGAAACGCAAAACTGCCAGCGTGAATTGTACAATTTAATGTTCAAAAAAGGATGGTACAAGCTCGAAGCCGCCGATCCGCAAAAACTTCAGCAAACGTACCAACAGTTCCAAGGATACACCAACCAGTTTCCTTACCAAGGAAACACCATGCAATGA
- a CDS encoding YuzL family protein yields MARLKKNPSERGVSAASVKGNAGPTVEADGGGKRTSQNQQYKKHNMQGD; encoded by the coding sequence ATGGCGCGGTTGAAAAAAAATCCGTCTGAACGCGGCGTCAGCGCGGCGAGCGTGAAAGGAAACGCCGGCCCGACGGTCGAAGCGGACGGCGGCGGCAAGCGGACGAGCCAAAACCAACAGTACAAAAAGCACAATATGCAAGGGGACTGA
- a CDS encoding spore germination protein translates to MTVPPESVWATLQTLGSSMDFQTKVYRNETSGLLLWVSYVEPMVEMETVVRSIFPYLFHCPFSSLEDMRQILPIDDAYISSDPADVKAKLFEGYLFIRLHETDETGLLVKAQKTLERTLTIPEVEFSVVGPKESFIESLETNLYLLRKRIPIDRLTVKLTRVGTLSKTKVAVVYLDGIANPDNVQTVLQRIKQIEFDEMIDSSYIVQIISDNRHSPFPQLLDTERPDRVAAVLAEGKVAIMVDGSPHVLIGPTTLVEFFSSFEDYFLNWTIASFFRLIRLFSVAFSILITPMYVATLNYHYELIPKDLLGTLITSRREIPFPPILEVLFLELTIELLREAGARLPTKVGQTIGIVGGIVIGTASVEAGLTSNVLLILVALAALASFTTPVYKIGNTIRLMRFPFLLFAEVWGLLGVAFCFCMVMTHLLYLTSLGRPFLAPLYPPRWRDLKDAFIRLPFTSQSKRPETLRTEQPIRFSGKKVRKKRDIDE, encoded by the coding sequence ATGACCGTTCCGCCTGAATCCGTATGGGCGACGCTGCAAACATTAGGGAGTTCGATGGACTTCCAAACGAAAGTGTACCGGAACGAGACATCCGGTCTCCTGTTATGGGTGTCGTATGTCGAGCCGATGGTTGAGATGGAAACTGTTGTTCGCTCGATTTTCCCTTACTTGTTTCATTGTCCGTTTTCATCTTTGGAAGATATGCGCCAAATTCTTCCGATCGACGACGCCTATATTTCTAGCGATCCGGCTGATGTGAAAGCAAAATTGTTCGAAGGATATTTATTCATTCGCCTTCATGAAACCGATGAGACCGGGCTGCTTGTGAAGGCGCAAAAAACATTGGAACGGACACTCACCATCCCCGAAGTGGAATTTAGCGTCGTCGGCCCGAAAGAGTCGTTTATTGAATCGTTGGAAACGAATTTATATTTATTGCGCAAACGAATCCCTATAGACCGTTTGACAGTCAAACTGACAAGGGTCGGCACGCTGTCGAAAACGAAAGTCGCTGTCGTCTATCTTGACGGCATTGCCAATCCCGACAACGTCCAAACGGTTTTGCAGCGCATCAAACAAATCGAATTTGACGAAATGATCGACAGCTCTTATATTGTGCAAATTATTTCAGACAATCGGCATTCCCCCTTTCCGCAGCTGCTCGATACCGAGCGCCCGGACCGGGTTGCGGCCGTACTGGCCGAGGGAAAAGTGGCGATTATGGTGGACGGATCTCCGCACGTGTTAATCGGTCCTACGACATTGGTTGAATTTTTTTCATCCTTTGAAGACTATTTTCTCAATTGGACGATCGCGTCGTTTTTCCGTCTCATTCGCCTGTTTTCCGTCGCCTTTTCCATTTTGATTACACCGATGTATGTGGCGACATTAAACTACCATTATGAATTGATTCCAAAAGACTTGCTCGGCACCTTGATCACCTCAAGAAGGGAGATTCCGTTCCCGCCGATTTTAGAGGTGCTGTTTCTCGAACTGACGATTGAACTGCTGCGGGAGGCAGGCGCACGGCTTCCGACCAAGGTCGGCCAAACGATCGGCATTGTCGGCGGGATTGTCATCGGAACGGCTTCCGTGGAAGCCGGCCTGACAAGCAATGTGTTGTTAATTTTAGTGGCGCTTGCCGCCCTTGCTTCCTTTACGACGCCTGTTTATAAAATAGGCAATACGATCCGCCTCATGCGCTTTCCGTTTTTATTGTTTGCGGAAGTCTGGGGGCTGCTTGGCGTTGCTTTTTGTTTTTGCATGGTCATGACCCACCTGCTTTACTTGACGTCGCTCGGCCGGCCGTTCCTTGCTCCTTTATATCCGCCGCGTTGGCGGGATTTAAAAGATGCGTTCATCCGTCTGCCGTTTACCAGCCAA